A window of Halovivax gelatinilyticus genomic DNA:
GACGCGAGTTCCGGCTCGAAACCGGGATCTGACGCGGTCGTCGAACTGCGCGAAGAGTTCCTCCTCGCGGTTGGCGATCAGGACGAGCGAGACGTGTGGGAGCTGGTTCAGATCGTAGAGAACCTCGGTCTCCTCTAACTGGTCGACTTCGTCCAGGATGGCGACGATCGGTGCGTCGTCGGCGGCGCGCAGCCGACCGAACAGTTCGTCCTTTGCGGTCGATCGGTGGACGTCGAACGCTCGCCCGACCGTTTCGAGGAGGTTGTAGAGAACGCGAAACCGGGTGTACTCCTGCCAGCAGTTGACGTACGCGACGCGAACTGACGGGAGCTGTTCGCCCAGTCGATGGAGGGTGTATCGGGCGATACAGGTCTTTCCGACGCCCGTCGGTCCGAACAAGAACGCCGGGTCCGGTCGCCCGCCCGAGACCAGCGGTTCGACGGCTTCCGAGAGGCGATTCACCTCGTCATGGCGGTGGACCACTTCGCTGGGGACGAAGTCCTCAGAGAGGACCCGGTCGTCGACGATCACGTCGTTCGGTTCGTCGTCCAGAATATTAAGCGATCGTGACCGATTTCCGATTTTCCGAATCTCGTATCGACGGTGAGTTCGCTCGCCCCGATCGACATCTGTCGCGCCTCTATTTATATACTAAACTCTATATCGCAATACGAAAGATTTCGGCGGAGCGGATCAGGTGGACGGCGAATATCTGGGGTAGGGCGGTTGAGGGTCGAGATATCGGGCAAAACGGTTGTTCGGAACGACAGAGTCGGACGCCGCTGCTGCTCACTGTGGGTGGTCTGTGTAGATGTGAGACGGGTATCCGTTCACGCCGCCGACGAACGAGCCGGCTACGCGAACGGGTAGAACGGTGGTTCGTCCGGTCGCCAGTGAATCTCGTCGTCGACGATGGGGACGACGTTCTCGGCGCCGACCAGCGTCGCGAGCTTCGGTCCCGACGCGGAGAAGTGAAACGGCTGGGCGCACAGTCTCGCCGGCACGTCGTCGAGGCCGGGTCGCCAGATGAATCCGGGCTTCGGGATGTACAGGTGGGCGTGGACGTGGAACTGACCGGCGTCGATCGATTCGATCGTCGCCGGCGTACAGTAGAGCTTCATCGACTGGGTGAACTGACTGAACGCGTCCCCGAGCGCCCGATAGACGGGCGATCCATCAGATCCGATCGTGTACCGCGTCGCCTGATCGATCGTGAACCCGCGCGTGAGAAGTCCGAGCAACGTTTGCGCGTCCGTCGGGTCGGTCGGCGTCTCCCCGGTCCTGACGATACCTGCTTCGCTGCCGCGTCGAACGCACGCTAGCCCGGTTTCGTACCCCTCCGCGCCGTCCAGGACGACGAGACGGACGTTCGATCGCCCGATCGAGTTCGGATCGACCGTTCCGTCCGGACAGGAAAAGCCGTCGCGTCCGTCGCCGATGAAGTAGAGCACGCCGACGCCCGCTTCGAACAACTCGTACAGCTCGTCCGTGTGCACGTCGGATCGGACGTCGAGAGACAGGGAATCCGGGCCGAACCGTTCGAGGACGTCGGCGACGGCGTCGCGGACGTCTCGGTCGCGCCCGTCGTTACAGACGACGGTCACCGACTGCGAGTCGCCGTAGTGATCGAGGTACCGCGGTGCCTGTTCGTATCCGTCGGGATCTGGGACGAACAGCGTCTCTGACGGCGGTGGCGCCGATCCGATCCAGGCGAGCGCGCTCCCGTGGGGACCGCCGTCGATCACCCGTGACGGAACCGCTTTCGGACACCAGTTTGCCGGATCGATACCGTCCGGTTCGCCGCGTCCCGGTGCCGCCTCGGGGCCCATCACTGCGGCGAGATTGCGAACCAGGTACGGCAGCGCTCGCGCGTTCTCGAACGTCGGATCGACGTAGCTCACGTAGTGCCACTCGGGGAGCGCGTCGCTAATCTGGGCGAAGTTCGTCTCGAGCGTGGCTGTGAGTCGGTCGACGACGGACGCTTCGACAAACGACTCCGGGTTTATATCGAGCTGTGGAAGGACTTCGACGTCGGCCGGCGACGACGTCGAAATCTGGTCGTAGCGTACGAGACTCTCGACGAGAAAGACTCGACGGAGCAGCGAAGCGATCTCGTACTGGTAGGTCGGTTGCGCTTCGAATTCGACCAGTACCGACCCGTCGGCCGTTCGGATGTGTGGCGTTTCGTCCGACGTGGTGATGACGCGCAGACCGAGGTAGTACGCGAGCGGAGCGGCCGGAAACAGGTAGGCCAGTCGGTCGGGAACGACGAGTTCGACGCCGGTGTCCGGAACGTGGGCGTCGACCGCTTCGGGAACGTCGTAGGCGTTGC
This region includes:
- a CDS encoding Cdc6/Cdc18 family protein codes for the protein MIVDDRVLSEDFVPSEVVHRHDEVNRLSEAVEPLVSGGRPDPAFLFGPTGVGKTCIARYTLHRLGEQLPSVRVAYVNCWQEYTRFRVLYNLLETVGRAFDVHRSTAKDELFGRLRAADDAPIVAILDEVDQLEETEVLYDLNQLPHVSLVLIANREEELFAQFDDRVRSRFRAGTRVTFDRYGGDELVAILDERARQGLEPDVVGESQLRTIADAAAGDARVAIGILRSAAQRAHSRGDDRLTDDLLADAIPDARIAIRRETIEGLPDHQRTLYEVIDERGEIEPNELYETYEARVENPKTRRTVRNYLTKMAHYDLIAATGERRGRTYRVVEPLADAKPVDGR